Proteins found in one uncultured Desulfuromonas sp. genomic segment:
- a CDS encoding sigma 54-interacting transcriptional regulator, protein MTQPPENPVHVQTILDSVADGVFTVDPQLRITTFNRAAEEITGFSRREALGQPCCEIFRTNVCFDQCPLRKAFAGGENITNIEVDVLDRHNREIPISVNASVLRDEYGNVIGGVETFRDLSQLRALANEVQKQFSFHDMISRNPRMQQLFDILPDVANSDATVLLHGASGTGKELFARAIHNLSARNDQPLVVINCGALPEQLLEAEIFGVRKGAYTGAVVNRKGRLALAEGGTLFLDEIGDLPLALQVKLLRVLENNEYQALGSDETRRADVRFVAASHRNLAHLVEEKRFRQDLYYRLNVVALHIPPLSERDEDIPLLLDMALQRFCHKHGKKIVRFSQPALEQLLAYPYDGNVRELLNIVERAVILCRGAQIEVMHIPALTANTPVLKKNRCPDKDALSHLLQRFQGNRQQLAQHLGIDRTTLWRWLKKYQLN, encoded by the coding sequence ATGACCCAACCGCCAGAAAATCCCGTGCATGTCCAAACCATCCTTGACAGCGTTGCCGATGGTGTTTTTACCGTAGACCCTCAACTGCGTATCACAACGTTTAATCGCGCCGCTGAGGAGATCACCGGATTCAGCCGCCGCGAAGCGCTCGGGCAACCCTGCTGCGAGATCTTTCGCACTAACGTTTGTTTTGATCAATGTCCCTTGCGTAAAGCCTTTGCCGGTGGAGAAAACATCACCAATATTGAGGTGGATGTGCTCGACCGCCACAACCGTGAAATCCCTATTTCGGTCAACGCCTCTGTCTTGCGTGATGAGTACGGCAATGTGATTGGCGGCGTTGAAACTTTTCGTGATCTGTCGCAACTGCGAGCCTTGGCCAATGAGGTGCAGAAACAGTTCAGTTTTCATGACATGATCAGTCGTAACCCACGCATGCAGCAGCTGTTTGACATCCTGCCCGATGTCGCTAACAGTGACGCCACGGTTCTACTCCATGGAGCCAGCGGCACCGGCAAGGAACTGTTTGCTCGGGCCATCCACAACCTCAGTGCGCGTAACGATCAACCCCTGGTGGTGATCAATTGCGGTGCTTTGCCGGAACAATTGCTCGAAGCGGAAATTTTCGGAGTTCGTAAGGGGGCCTACACCGGAGCGGTCGTTAACCGCAAAGGGCGTCTTGCTCTGGCAGAGGGCGGCACACTGTTTCTCGATGAGATTGGCGATTTACCTCTGGCGCTTCAGGTCAAACTGTTGCGGGTGCTGGAAAACAATGAGTATCAGGCGCTGGGCAGCGACGAAACCCGTCGCGCCGATGTCCGCTTTGTCGCGGCCAGCCACCGTAACCTCGCTCATCTGGTCGAAGAGAAACGTTTTCGACAGGATCTTTACTATCGCCTCAACGTTGTTGCCCTGCATATCCCGCCCCTGAGTGAGCGCGATGAAGATATTCCGTTGCTGCTGGACATGGCATTGCAACGGTTTTGCCACAAGCATGGCAAGAAGATTGTTCGTTTCAGCCAACCGGCCTTGGAACAGCTGTTGGCCTATCCGTACGACGGCAATGTGCGTGAGTTGCTGAACATTGTTGAACGGGCGGTGATTTTGTGTCGGGGAGCGCAAATCGAAGTGATGCACATTCCGGCACTCACAGCAAATACGCCGGTCCTTAAGAAGAACCGCTGTCCGGATAAGGACGCTCTGAGCCATCTGCTCCAGCGCTTTCAGGGCAACCGTCAGCAACTGGCGCAACACCTCGGCATTGACCGTACCACCTTGTGGCGCTGGCTGAAAAAATATCAGCTCAACTGA
- a CDS encoding NifB/NifX family molybdenum-iron cluster-binding protein, whose protein sequence is MSALSPETIRIAIPSYDGRVSPRFDQAREFHIADIDLRHRQCRELRALVCPQPPYTIVDWLSELGTHGVICSGIHQHHQLQLQQLGIWLIWGVSGEIGSGLDHWLQSDELQSLINELPEERTAVCQAH, encoded by the coding sequence ATGTCTGCGTTATCTCCCGAAACAATACGGATAGCTATTCCCAGCTATGACGGACGCGTATCTCCCCGTTTTGATCAGGCGCGCGAATTTCATATTGCGGATATTGACTTACGCCATCGTCAATGTCGTGAACTCAGAGCGCTCGTCTGTCCTCAGCCTCCTTACACGATCGTCGACTGGCTTAGCGAATTGGGAACACACGGAGTTATCTGTTCGGGAATTCACCAGCATCATCAGCTCCAACTCCAGCAGCTGGGGATCTGGTTGATCTGGGGGGTCAGCGGCGAGATCGGTTCCGGTCTTGACCACTGGTTGCAAAGTGACGAATTGCAATCCCTGATCAACGAATTGCCGGAAGAAAGAACTGCAGTGTGCCAGGCGCACTAG
- a CDS encoding nitroreductase family protein: MFLDLLRQRRSIRKFTNTALTEEQLCLLQEAVLRAPSSRGRDPWQFIFVTDRHKVQALSQAKPHGAGFLAEAAVAVIVCADPQCCDVWIEDCSIAAFILQLTAQDLGLGSCWAQIRCREHDDTTDAESYVRRVAGIPDQLRIDAIIGIGEADEEKEGHPEDELRQERIHWQSYRSDT; encoded by the coding sequence ATGTTTCTGGACTTACTCCGTCAACGGCGCAGTATTCGCAAATTCACCAACACCGCCTTAACAGAGGAGCAGCTGTGTTTGCTCCAGGAAGCGGTACTGCGTGCTCCGAGTTCACGAGGACGCGATCCCTGGCAATTCATCTTTGTCACGGATCGTCACAAGGTACAGGCCCTTTCCCAGGCCAAGCCCCATGGTGCCGGGTTTCTCGCCGAAGCCGCCGTGGCTGTCATCGTGTGCGCCGACCCGCAGTGCTGTGACGTGTGGATCGAGGACTGTTCCATTGCCGCATTCATTTTACAACTGACGGCTCAAGATCTCGGTCTCGGCAGTTGCTGGGCGCAAATCCGTTGTCGTGAACACGACGACACAACAGATGCAGAAAGTTACGTGCGCCGGGTAGCGGGCATTCCCGATCAACTGCGCATTGATGCCATTATCGGCATCGGTGAGGCTGATGAGGAAAAAGAGGGGCATCCTGAAGATGAGCTGCGTCAGGAGCGCATCCACTGGCAGAGCTACCGCTCGGACACATAA
- a CDS encoding nitroreductase family protein yields MLKDLLLKNRSYRRFHTDKAISEEQLTELVELTRYCGSAANLQPLRYLLSADKERNERIFNYLGWAGYLKDWKGPAENERPSGYIVMIGDKTISDSFECDSGIAAQSILLGAVEKGFGGCMMGAIQKQKLREEFKIPTRFEIIMVIALGYPAEEVQLVDKEESGDIKYWRDESGVHYVPKRTMDHLVLSWIN; encoded by the coding sequence ATGCTGAAAGATTTATTGCTTAAAAATCGCAGCTATCGTCGGTTTCACACGGACAAGGCGATCAGCGAGGAGCAATTGACCGAACTGGTTGAATTGACCCGTTATTGTGGCAGTGCCGCCAATTTGCAACCACTGCGTTATCTACTGTCGGCCGATAAGGAGCGCAATGAGCGGATCTTCAACTATTTGGGCTGGGCCGGCTACCTCAAGGACTGGAAAGGTCCGGCAGAAAATGAACGCCCCAGCGGCTATATTGTCATGATCGGCGATAAAACCATCAGTGACAGTTTTGAGTGCGATTCAGGGATTGCCGCCCAGAGCATTCTGCTCGGCGCGGTCGAAAAAGGATTTGGCGGCTGCATGATGGGGGCCATTCAAAAACAAAAATTGCGTGAAGAGTTCAAAATCCCCACTCGCTTTGAAATTATCATGGTGATCGCACTGGGCTACCCCGCTGAAGAGGTTCAACTGGTCGATAAAGAGGAAAGCGGCGATATCAAATACTGGCGTGACGAGTCCGGAGTCCATTATGTGCCCAAGCGCACCATGGATCACCTGGTTCTCAGTTGGATCAACTGA
- a CDS encoding DUF445 family protein produces MLSQFETYLPWLLPPLLGAIIGYVTNYIAIRMLFRPLRPWRICGLRVPLTPGIIPSQRHKLARKMGEMVGDHLLTSDDIADTLDKEGFRKKLLFAVEEKLDQFICRDLGAPISLLPPQFHDRLADVLETVRWKLLRALTRQLESEQGRQQLARFCHEYLDVLLGYRLKDLMDHPSQTIQGFAGEKIEHWLDKERLEGWLDRFIDQRLQQLIDNQHCLNDLLPGELVDGVLELVEQELPAIIEQLSAMLDDPEVRKPLQGKVRDAIANLIDSIDGLSALIGALFDMEKIYAKLPGFMDKAAVELKEWLASESVRQQISLKLRDQLTEWLNQPLSRLLEKVPYERVVRVRGQVSYRVCGWLTGDTVRQQLLAAIEKGVEAIEGRPLSDWIDPLLPEQGREKVANLISTAIIDQLSRESVQLSVERFLENRMNHFIYQRPLGQLNRYLPSDGREELAVGLFDQLVVLLKKEIPPLVETLNICQIVEDKVNSLDILKVEGLLMGIMKEQFKYINLFGALLGMLIGLLNLLLLQM; encoded by the coding sequence ATGTTGTCACAGTTCGAGACCTATCTGCCCTGGCTGCTCCCGCCGTTATTGGGCGCTATCATCGGTTATGTCACCAATTATATTGCGATTCGCATGCTGTTCCGGCCCTTGAGGCCCTGGCGTATTTGCGGCCTGCGCGTTCCCTTGACTCCGGGCATCATCCCTTCGCAACGCCATAAATTAGCGCGTAAAATGGGGGAAATGGTCGGAGATCACCTGCTGACCAGTGACGATATCGCCGACACCCTCGACAAAGAGGGCTTCCGTAAAAAGCTGCTTTTTGCCGTCGAAGAGAAGCTCGATCAATTTATCTGTCGCGACCTCGGAGCGCCCATCAGCCTGCTGCCGCCCCAGTTTCATGACCGGCTTGCCGATGTACTGGAAACCGTGCGCTGGAAATTGCTGCGTGCCCTGACCCGCCAATTAGAATCGGAGCAGGGGCGGCAGCAATTAGCTCGCTTCTGCCACGAATACCTGGATGTACTCCTTGGCTATCGTCTCAAGGATCTGATGGATCATCCCAGCCAGACAATTCAGGGATTTGCCGGAGAAAAGATTGAACACTGGCTCGACAAAGAGCGGCTGGAAGGCTGGCTGGACCGTTTTATCGATCAACGCCTGCAACAACTGATCGACAACCAGCACTGTCTCAATGACTTGCTCCCCGGCGAACTGGTGGATGGTGTCCTCGAACTGGTGGAGCAGGAGTTGCCGGCGATCATTGAACAACTTTCCGCCATGCTCGACGACCCGGAGGTCCGCAAGCCGCTGCAGGGCAAGGTCCGTGATGCCATTGCCAACCTCATTGACTCCATTGATGGCCTTTCCGCCTTGATCGGCGCGCTGTTTGACATGGAAAAGATCTACGCCAAGTTGCCCGGCTTTATGGATAAAGCGGCAGTGGAGCTGAAAGAGTGGCTGGCCTCGGAGTCGGTTCGGCAACAGATCAGCTTAAAGCTACGCGACCAACTCACCGAATGGCTGAATCAGCCGCTGAGTCGTTTGCTGGAAAAAGTGCCTTACGAACGGGTCGTCCGCGTCCGCGGCCAGGTCAGTTATCGTGTTTGTGGCTGGCTGACCGGCGACACGGTCCGTCAACAGCTGCTTGCCGCCATAGAAAAGGGCGTAGAAGCCATTGAAGGGCGACCGCTGTCCGACTGGATTGATCCACTGCTACCGGAACAGGGTCGCGAGAAGGTGGCCAACCTGATCAGCACGGCTATTATCGATCAACTCAGTCGCGAGTCAGTGCAGCTAAGCGTCGAGCGCTTTTTAGAGAACCGCATGAACCATTTTATCTATCAGCGACCTCTTGGCCAATTGAATCGCTACCTGCCCAGTGACGGGCGTGAAGAGCTGGCCGTTGGCCTGTTCGATCAACTGGTGGTGTTGTTGAAAAAGGAGATTCCGCCTCTGGTGGAAACCCTCAACATCTGTCAGATCGTCGAAGATAAGGTCAATTCGTTGGATATTCTCAAGGTGGAAGGGCTGCTCATGGGCATCATGAAAGAGCAGTTCAAGTACATCAATCTGTTTGGCGCCCTGCTCGGCATGCTGATCGGTCTGCTTAATCTGTTGCTGCTGCAGATGTAA
- a CDS encoding TraR/DksA C4-type zinc finger protein: protein MKRVVGSYHPHEEEPYMNQCQLDYFEIQLRQWRTQLQQEAHEATREMREENVRAAELVEQSLSEYQRRMTLISHDRKSRLLAQIDAALLRIKDGSYGYCVETGEEIGLRRLLAYPAAFLLVEVQEAREHRSRSFANGVG from the coding sequence ATGAAGCGTGTTGTCGGTTCCTATCACCCCCATGAAGAAGAACCCTACATGAACCAGTGCCAGCTGGACTACTTCGAAATCCAGCTCAGACAGTGGCGAACCCAGCTCCAGCAGGAAGCCCATGAGGCGACCCGCGAGATGCGTGAAGAAAACGTCCGCGCTGCCGAGCTGGTCGAACAAAGCCTCAGCGAATACCAGCGGCGCATGACACTGATCAGCCATGACCGTAAAAGTCGCCTGCTGGCCCAGATTGATGCGGCTCTGCTGCGAATCAAGGACGGCAGCTACGGTTACTGTGTCGAAACCGGAGAAGAGATCGGCCTGCGCCGGTTGCTGGCGTATCCGGCCGCGTTCCTGCTCGTTGAGGTCCAGGAAGCTCGCGAACATCGCAGTCGTTCCTTTGCCAACGGCGTCGGCTAA
- a CDS encoding YajD family HNH nuclease gives MPRHFRPTSRKKTPLKSAEEREAFVRQAKAQQQDNRNYRERSLELHGWICAKCGREFTLDTLHLLTVHHIDGNHHNNPPDGSNWENLCAYCHDDEHSRGLLADALKRDG, from the coding sequence ATGCCCCGTCATTTTCGCCCGACATCGCGAAAAAAAACGCCGCTCAAATCTGCTGAGGAGCGTGAGGCCTTTGTGCGCCAGGCTAAAGCGCAACAGCAGGACAACCGCAATTACCGCGAGCGTTCGCTGGAACTGCATGGTTGGATCTGTGCCAAATGCGGCCGTGAATTCACCCTTGATACGCTGCATTTGCTGACTGTACATCATATCGACGGCAATCATCACAATAACCCTCCTGATGGCAGTAATTGGGAAAACCTGTGTGCTTATTGCCATGATGATGAACACAGCCGTGGTTTACTTGCTGACGCCCTGAAGCGCGATGGATAG
- a CDS encoding PAS domain S-box protein, with translation MEITRAFLSSIINSSDDAILGMRLDGRIISWNEAAEKIYGYRREQILQKPLWQLCLPERHDEIRHLLTAVVKGQRISHFHTMHLRRDGQSIFVSLSISPLVDDSGQCVGAALISRDITQQWHEQQALEETREKYQQIFHRESDAIILIDAKRRAISEVNDAACRLYGYTQEDFLNRTFNDLLVDSEQGKIDLARCLCGEGDVIPASRHRRHDGSTFIAEVSISSILCSGHRTLVAIIRDISERQKAHELRQSLVMAREIQRKLLPRVEACQVPVDLYVASRYCDEIGGDFYDFFLPDEHHPLLSFAVGDVSGHGVGAALLMAMVKGVFRLSIEQLSCDLQRLFSVINRHLVEHSQDDSFMTLFCGQYHPQTSRLVWNSAGHGPVFWYRNPSATIEELAATGYPLGINADARYQPAEGIVLSCGDILVIGTDGIWEARNVHGEMFGTERLRQVLASHVEKSARVIHQKIMAHLDQFTGTARQEDDISLMVVKFLPEHPLVRQQDDPAAS, from the coding sequence ATGGAGATCACGCGCGCTTTTCTCAGCTCGATTATCAACTCTTCTGATGATGCCATCCTCGGCATGCGCCTTGATGGTCGAATCATCAGCTGGAACGAAGCGGCGGAAAAAATTTACGGCTACCGCCGCGAACAGATCCTCCAAAAACCCCTGTGGCAGTTGTGCCTTCCCGAACGTCACGACGAGATCCGTCACTTACTCACTGCCGTTGTCAAAGGACAGCGCATCAGCCATTTTCACACCATGCATCTGCGTCGTGACGGCCAGTCGATTTTTGTGTCGCTGTCGATCTCTCCATTGGTGGATGACTCCGGCCAGTGTGTTGGAGCGGCACTGATCTCCCGCGATATTACCCAACAATGGCATGAACAGCAGGCCCTGGAAGAAACCCGCGAAAAATATCAGCAGATTTTCCATCGTGAATCTGACGCCATTATCCTCATCGACGCCAAGCGACGCGCTATCAGTGAAGTGAATGATGCCGCCTGTCGTCTGTATGGCTACACGCAGGAGGATTTCCTCAACCGGACATTCAATGATCTGCTGGTGGACAGCGAACAGGGAAAAATTGATCTGGCTCGCTGTCTGTGTGGAGAGGGTGATGTGATTCCGGCCAGCCGTCATCGTCGCCATGATGGCAGCACCTTTATTGCCGAGGTGTCAATCAGTTCCATCCTGTGTAGCGGTCATCGTACTCTGGTCGCCATTATCCGGGATATTTCCGAACGTCAGAAAGCCCATGAATTGCGCCAGTCTCTGGTGATGGCCCGGGAGATTCAGCGCAAACTGCTGCCACGGGTCGAAGCCTGTCAGGTACCGGTTGATCTCTATGTGGCCTCGCGCTATTGCGATGAGATCGGTGGCGATTTTTACGATTTCTTTTTGCCGGATGAGCACCATCCTCTGCTCAGCTTTGCCGTGGGTGACGTGTCGGGACATGGTGTAGGAGCTGCGCTGCTCATGGCCATGGTCAAAGGGGTGTTTCGCCTGTCCATTGAACAGCTTAGTTGCGATCTGCAGCGCCTGTTTTCAGTGATTAATCGTCATCTGGTCGAACATAGTCAGGATGACAGTTTTATGACGCTATTTTGCGGTCAATACCACCCGCAAACAAGCCGATTGGTGTGGAATTCCGCTGGTCATGGGCCGGTGTTCTGGTATCGTAATCCCAGCGCAACCATCGAGGAATTGGCCGCAACCGGTTATCCTTTGGGGATTAACGCCGATGCTCGATATCAGCCGGCAGAGGGAATTGTTCTCTCCTGTGGGGATATTCTGGTGATCGGGACGGATGGCATCTGGGAAGCGCGCAATGTTCACGGGGAGATGTTCGGAACCGAGCGCTTGCGTCAGGTGCTTGCCAGCCATGTTGAAAAATCGGCTCGCGTCATTCATCAGAAAATTATGGCGCATCTCGATCAATTTACCGGTACCGCACGTCAGGAAGATGACATCAGCCTGATGGTTGTCAAGTTTCTGCCGGAACATCCTCTGGTCCGCCAACAGGATGATCCGGCAGCATCATAA
- a CDS encoding dihydrolipoyl dehydrogenase codes for MEQFDVIVIGSGGGTKIALPAAKRGLKTALIERDAFGGTCLNRGCIPSKMLIYPADMIYAIRKARRVNVRADQQIDGNFSALVQRVTETVSRMSEHFAQGVRQLDHLDYITGSARFVADKVVEVNGRQLTAPAIFIATGARPSIPEIPGLADTPYMTSTEALRCDSLPKRMIIIGASYIACELGHVYEAFGTETHFLVRSALLRQEDDDIRTEFSEDFRQRHTLHMGFEPVAVHWEDELFCVRVRHNESGIEKELYAEALLVSTGVDPVTDDLGLEHTAISCNDKGFIEVDDHLRTAVPGVYALGDCVGNYLFRHSVNFEGEYLMRTLFEAPSNEPIAYGAVPRAVFTVPEMAAVGAGEKDLQQQGIDYVVGRADYADSNMGMARMVENGFAKLLFDRSSHRLLGAHIIGEEASDLIHMLILGMQQQVTVEDLLQMIYIHPALPELIRDAVRDARDQLS; via the coding sequence ATGGAACAGTTTGATGTCATTGTGATCGGTTCCGGTGGTGGCACAAAAATCGCGCTTCCTGCAGCCAAGCGGGGATTGAAAACAGCTCTGATTGAGCGTGATGCATTTGGCGGCACCTGCCTGAATCGTGGTTGCATCCCTTCTAAAATGTTGATCTATCCCGCAGATATGATCTACGCAATTCGCAAGGCGCGACGGGTTAATGTCCGCGCTGATCAGCAGATTGATGGCAACTTTTCCGCTCTGGTACAGCGCGTGACCGAAACGGTATCGCGCATGTCCGAGCATTTTGCTCAAGGCGTCCGCCAACTTGACCATCTTGATTACATTACCGGCAGTGCCCGCTTCGTTGCGGATAAAGTCGTTGAGGTCAATGGCCGCCAACTGACCGCCCCCGCCATCTTCATCGCCACTGGCGCGCGACCATCCATTCCAGAGATTCCCGGCCTTGCCGACACACCCTACATGACCAGCACCGAAGCGTTACGCTGCGATTCATTACCCAAAAGAATGATCATTATCGGGGCGAGCTATATTGCCTGTGAACTTGGCCATGTCTACGAAGCCTTTGGCACTGAAACTCATTTTCTGGTACGTAGTGCGCTGTTGCGGCAGGAGGATGACGATATCCGCACAGAGTTTTCCGAGGATTTCCGCCAGCGCCATACCCTGCATATGGGCTTTGAGCCGGTGGCGGTACACTGGGAAGATGAGCTGTTCTGTGTCCGGGTGCGTCACAACGAAAGCGGCATTGAAAAAGAGCTCTATGCCGAAGCCCTGCTGGTCAGCACCGGCGTTGATCCGGTCACCGACGACCTCGGCCTGGAACACACGGCGATCAGCTGTAATGACAAGGGGTTCATTGAGGTCGATGACCATTTGCGGACAGCGGTTCCCGGTGTCTATGCGTTGGGCGACTGTGTCGGCAACTACCTGTTCCGCCACAGTGTCAATTTTGAAGGGGAGTATCTGATGCGCACGCTGTTTGAAGCGCCCAGTAACGAGCCGATTGCATATGGTGCGGTTCCGCGTGCGGTGTTTACCGTGCCGGAAATGGCGGCTGTGGGTGCCGGGGAAAAGGACCTTCAACAACAGGGGATCGATTACGTGGTCGGCCGCGCCGACTATGCGGACAGCAACATGGGCATGGCGCGCATGGTGGAAAACGGTTTTGCCAAACTGCTGTTTGACCGCAGCAGCCACCGGTTACTCGGGGCGCACATTATCGGTGAGGAGGCCTCGGATCTGATCCACATGCTGATTCTCGGCATGCAGCAACAGGTGACTGTCGAAGATTTGCTACAGATGATTTATATCCACCCGGCTCTGCCGGAATTGATTCGCGATGCGGTACGTGATGCCCGCGATCAGTTGTCTTGA
- a CDS encoding sensor histidine kinase, producing the protein MDVNRLLRSLRRFEPRSLYGQMLVLVLVVALIEVFVSGAIFASLIGSISEKQIGRRALDIAHSVAVMPVVIEALQSSEREHPKIQQLAEAIRVQTVAEYVVVADRTGRRLSHPEQERIGKKFVGGDEVAALEEGQSYTSRARGTLGYSLRGIVPVFNAEHAIIGFVAVGYLSQDIAEIIYGYQSEPRTYILMMIVIALLSASFIARFVKKQTLGLEPQEIASLYQERDAILQSIRAGIIAIDGASRIRLINQAALEHTGLDDSTSLVGRTVAEVFADSDFKPLLEAEQEIHFKELVIDGQPMFFTSVPIVYQGEVSGSVASFRRKQELHRLEEELRQTREFTEMLRVQAHEYSNKLHTLSGLLQIQAYDEALDLIVREAEGYQSLIQFLTRAVPHPMISAIILGKYNRAQELKVAFTIDPESSMADIPDSLNQQNLVTILGNLLDNALEAAQRDGSRPAKIQLFMTDIGHDLIFEIEDSGGGIAPEEQERVFFKGYSSKVDTGTPPSAHGVGLYLVREKVEELAGQVTISTGELGGALFTVIIPKQSHREEG; encoded by the coding sequence ATGGACGTGAACCGTCTGTTGCGGAGTTTACGCCGTTTTGAACCGCGCTCCTTATATGGTCAGATGCTGGTGCTGGTGCTGGTCGTGGCCTTGATTGAGGTGTTTGTCAGCGGTGCGATCTTTGCTAGTCTGATCGGCAGCATCTCCGAAAAGCAGATTGGCCGACGGGCGCTGGATATTGCCCATTCCGTGGCGGTGATGCCGGTGGTGATCGAAGCGCTGCAGTCATCTGAAAGAGAGCATCCAAAAATCCAACAGCTGGCCGAAGCTATTCGTGTCCAAACCGTGGCAGAATATGTTGTCGTCGCTGATCGCACCGGCAGGCGGCTGTCCCATCCCGAACAGGAACGCATTGGCAAAAAATTTGTCGGCGGCGATGAGGTTGCTGCATTGGAGGAGGGGCAGTCCTATACCTCCAGAGCCAGGGGAACCTTAGGCTATTCGTTGCGGGGCATTGTGCCGGTTTTTAATGCCGAGCATGCGATCATCGGGTTTGTCGCGGTGGGTTATTTGAGCCAGGATATCGCTGAAATTATCTATGGCTACCAGAGCGAACCGCGTACCTATATTCTGATGATGATCGTCATCGCCCTGCTCAGTGCTTCATTTATTGCCCGCTTTGTCAAAAAGCAGACCCTGGGTTTGGAACCGCAGGAAATTGCCTCTCTTTACCAGGAGCGCGATGCCATTCTTCAGTCGATCCGTGCCGGAATCATTGCCATCGATGGTGCGTCACGTATCCGCCTGATCAATCAGGCCGCTCTCGAACACACCGGTCTGGACGATTCCACTTCACTGGTTGGTCGCACTGTTGCCGAGGTGTTTGCCGATAGTGATTTCAAGCCTTTACTGGAGGCAGAGCAGGAGATCCATTTTAAAGAGCTGGTCATTGACGGCCAGCCGATGTTTTTTACCAGCGTGCCGATTGTGTATCAGGGCGAGGTCAGCGGTTCCGTCGCCAGCTTTCGACGCAAACAGGAATTGCATCGACTTGAAGAAGAGTTGCGTCAGACCCGAGAGTTTACAGAAATGTTGCGGGTGCAGGCCCACGAATATTCCAATAAATTGCACACTTTGTCAGGGTTGCTGCAAATTCAGGCTTATGACGAGGCCCTTGATCTGATTGTGCGCGAGGCCGAAGGTTATCAGAGCCTGATTCAATTTTTAACCCGTGCCGTGCCGCACCCGATGATCTCGGCGATTATTCTCGGCAAGTACAACCGCGCTCAGGAGCTTAAAGTGGCCTTTACCATCGACCCCGAAAGCAGCATGGCAGATATCCCCGACAGCCTCAATCAACAGAATCTGGTCACCATTCTCGGCAATTTGCTCGACAATGCTCTGGAGGCCGCCCAACGCGATGGCTCGCGTCCGGCCAAGATTCAATTGTTTATGACCGATATCGGCCACGACCTGATTTTTGAGATTGAAGATTCCGGTGGTGGCATTGCCCCTGAGGAACAGGAACGCGTGTTTTTCAAGGGCTATTCGTCCAAAGTGGATACTGGCACGCCACCGAGTGCACATGGCGTCGGGTTGTACCTGGTTCGGGAAAAAGTGGAAGAGCTGGCCGGTCAGGTGACCATCTCCACCGGAGAATTAGGGGGCGCGTTGTTCACCGTGATCATTCCCAAGCAGTCGCATCGGGAGGAGGGTTGA
- a CDS encoding response regulator, with protein sequence MTPLRVLIVEDDPRIAQLHQRFCEKVAGFEVSGLAATCEEADELATILEPDLLLLDLYLPDGNGMDLLRQLRTRGQGVDVILITAAKDVAAVQQALRAGAFDYLVKPAVFARFEEALTKFAAYRQQLGRGDVLNQNDIDQLLHSHHQPTAMERSAVPKGIDPLTLTKIRQVFADKPQHGLSAEEVGAQIGASRSTARRYLEYMVSISELTADVVYGTVGRPERRYFCFEN encoded by the coding sequence ATGACACCGTTACGTGTATTGATTGTTGAGGATGATCCGCGCATTGCCCAGTTGCATCAACGGTTTTGCGAAAAAGTCGCGGGATTTGAAGTCAGTGGACTGGCTGCCACCTGCGAAGAGGCGGATGAGCTGGCAACGATTCTCGAACCTGACTTGTTGTTGCTCGATCTGTACCTGCCAGATGGCAACGGCATGGATTTGTTACGTCAGTTACGCACTCGAGGCCAAGGGGTGGATGTGATTTTGATCACTGCGGCCAAGGATGTCGCCGCTGTACAACAGGCGCTGCGTGCCGGGGCGTTTGATTACCTTGTCAAACCGGCGGTATTTGCCCGTTTTGAAGAAGCTTTGACCAAGTTTGCCGCCTATCGGCAACAACTCGGCCGGGGCGATGTTTTAAATCAGAACGATATCGATCAGTTGCTGCACAGCCATCATCAGCCGACGGCAATGGAACGTAGCGCCGTGCCAAAGGGGATTGATCCATTGACCCTGACCAAGATTCGTCAGGTCTTTGCCGACAAGCCACAACACGGGCTAAGCGCTGAAGAGGTGGGGGCGCAGATTGGCGCCAGTCGGTCAACGGCGCGGCGTTATCTCGAATATATGGTGTCGATCAGTGAGCTGACGGCGGATGTCGTGTATGGTACGGTTGGCAGGCCAGAGCGGCGATATTTCTGCTTTGAAAATTAG